Proteins found in one Miscanthus floridulus cultivar M001 chromosome 4, ASM1932011v1, whole genome shotgun sequence genomic segment:
- the LOC136552879 gene encoding protein NETWORKED 3C-like, protein MVHQDEELPQAWWFDSHNLARPSPWLNSTLSELDDKTKQMLKLIDQDADSFAQRAEMYYKKRPVLVDMLGDLYRTHRSLAEQYDLLKHGSGTRHTVFGLSSCTQSRPQASSTNGKTTPRSSSSASMYDSESEVDDPELDEDKAEQLACAGITKTEPPSSPEQQQQEREQVEQQMRAEIESLKAQNAALQKAAEENAAALRAELAVKDEEKREVIRQLASSMDVMRQENLTLREHIVRGSSSKYSSSAPRAAAFDLRKVARGLFTARLFTAHCRPTGPIVAL, encoded by the exons ATGGTGCACCAGGACGAGGAGCTGCCGCAGGCATGGTGGTTCGACAGCCACAACCTCGCGAGGCCATCTCCATGGCTGAATAGCACGCTTTCAG AGCTGGATGACAAGACCAAGCAAATGCTGAAGCTGATCGACCAAGACGCGGACTCGTTCGCCCAGCGTGCTGAGATGTACTACAAGAAGCGGCCGGTGCTGGTGGACATGCTGGGCGACCTGTACCGCACGCACCGCTCGCTGGCGGAGCAGTACGACCTGCTGAAGCACGGCAGTGGCACGCGGCACACGGTGTTCGGCCTGTCCTCCTGCACACAGAGCCGGCCTCAGGCGTCCTCGACCAACGGCAAGACCACGCCTCGCTCCTCCAGCTCGGCGTCCATGTACGACTCGGAGTCTGAAGTCGATGACCCCGAGCTAGATGAAGACAAGGCAGAGCAACTGGCGTGTGCGGGGATCACCAAGACGgagccgccgtcgtcgccggagcagcagcagcaagagcgTGAGCAGGTGGAGCAGCAGATGCGCGCGGAGATCGAGAGTCTCAAGGCGCAGAACGCGGCGCTGCAGAAGGCTGCCGAGGAGAACGCGGCAGCGCTCAGGGCGGAGCTCGCCGTGAAGGACGAGGAGAAGAGGGAGGTGATCAGGCAGTTGGCGTCGTCCATGGACGTGATGAGGCAGGAGAACCTGACGCTGCGCGAGCACATCGTCAGGGGATCATCGTCCAAGTATTCCTCATCTGCACCCCGCGCCGCGGCGTTCGATCTCAGGAAGGTGGCCAGGGGCCTCTTCACCGCGAGGCTCTTCACCGCGCACTGCAGGCCTACGGGCCCTATCGTCGCGCTCTGA